From the Anoplopoma fimbria isolate UVic2021 breed Golden Eagle Sablefish unplaced genomic scaffold, Afim_UVic_2022 Un_contig_12645_pilon_pilon, whole genome shotgun sequence genome, the window aattgtaagatttgacgctagattgttggctagtggTTCGACGTTGTGCAATAATGTGGctgataataatactaataactaataatactactaataataagaacaataataatatataaggttatttatttattatctgtaaataaagatttttattgagaaagcctaattccaatTTGATGTCAGATTTTTTGCAGTCAAATctggaatgtgtgaagtccatagATTAAAGATTGTGAAGCATCCGAAAACGTTTTAAAAGGAGAGCACAATTGTCACTGATGGAAACTTGCGGTGTTGCTTTTCCTCCGTGTGTAGCCTATTTATGTAACTGTGATGTTTTGACTGTTGGgtcagtttttcaatttctaaAATTTACGGTTGTATGATTTAGAAATTACACTACCTTCaggtgtatttatttatataaatgtttaaataaatatgacatccaAGAACTAAAATATGCCCAATCTTATATCctcaattataataatgacatagTTCAGTAAATAAGAAGATATCCAAACGTAGTCtgcaaactacaggtagcctataaATGTAAcgaacaggatgtaaacatttcaatgacttcctgtgttttcactgaAGGCATCTGAAAACTGTCCGACTTGATCGCAGTTTTTTTcaacgccccctgctgctgccgctgctctcGTCCTCGTTCCAGGCGAGGCACAATTAATTACGAACGAACCTAATGACAATGTGACGATAAGGAAATACTCCAGCATGTTATATGATGTGCCATTTGTAATACCAGGGATGTGTAGTGGAGGAAGGATACAAAGTGCCAGGTCAAAAATAGTTAAGAGGGTAGTGGCCTTTTCAGCAGAATTGATTACAGAGTAATGAAcactaattaaaacaacaaagataattcattaaatattcagtGAGCAAACATAAGTTTTAATATACAAAGAGTCCCAGGGTGGAGGTCTGTTGGACTCTAAGTCGACAGTGTTTCTTTTCGTGAGGTCTGTAAATCGGGTTCATCCCTAAAATTCATCTAAGGTCATGATCATTTTTGGGTCTTGGTGGAAACACATTTgatgaaaatgataaataagACACAAAGTGAGTTTTAACAATGTTCACAAggactgtgtttttgttctccCAGCCATTTCACAACCTCTTCTTTtatctcactttctttctttatcaaaGTTTAATTGACAGCAGTCTTTCCGGggtttacatttcttttaaaaaaagtcttgttttgCTATAAACCAATCCACATTCCttgagttttattttgggtCAGTCTAGCACCTGATGCATGCTTGTACCGAGGTTAAACTGTTGCTGCTCCACAAACCATAACAACTCTTTTAAGAGCCATCTCACTTTTCACAGAGGAGCTCATTCCTCTACTGTCAAGGCATGTTTTACTGTCAATGACAGCAGATCAATGATTGAAGAAATGCTAGTTTTACTTAACTGATGTTACGTATGTACTTCTACTTGAGTACTCTTTTGAATGCAGCTCTTATACTTGTAATTGAgacaatatttatattgttgtattgtcACTTTTATTCAAGGATCTGAGTCTGATCTAATTATTCACCTTGTTTTTcatattctaaaaaaatatgacttgtATCTCTGCACCAAAGTCATTCAACATGTGTGTCCATATCTGTCTGGTTAGAAAATCTTTAAATCCTACCTGTGTTTTTGCTTGTTCCCTCCTTTTCAATACTGAAAAAGATAATCCCCAGTTGCATGTTAGTTCTTGTTTTTGACATTCTGATGTCTCATCATAATTTAAGAAGTAAAGATGCATTTCAACTCTTAAATACTGTCTTTTAACTCAATGTATTTCTGCTAGACATGCtgctattgttttatttattttttatttgcattcattgcttttcctcttttgtctGCTAGTTCATTACTCTCCATCCCAATACGACCTGGATtggaaattcatttttaatctgtaataaCAACAGCCACTCTGTTTTCAGTGCTTTCAGAATCACCTGTTTGAGTAACACTAAAATACTTTTGTGAGTCGTGTTATATACTTTCATTATACTACAAAGAATTAATCGCTTTTCTTTAATAACCAACCTCCAACAAAGTTTCATCATAAATGTGAGGTGGGGCGACTCATGAAGCCACAGTAGAGCTTCTCTGAACAGAGTGAGTCTTAAACATAACCTCACTGTTTGACAGCTAAAAGGCAGTTGATGCAAATTTTATGGAGACCTATAGGTTTGTTCTTATGCACATTAAAAATATGTCTAATGCAGGTACAGAGTGGATCCTCACTGCTCTGATgattataaacaatattttgaaaTGAGTCAGGGGACAAATAATGAACTACAAAAACTTTAAGTGAGAGTTCCTTTTAGATTAATTGATGTAAcgcacgacacacacacattttcacaattttggATTCTTCAGCTGTCCAAAATGAGGGTCAGGGATGTTAAGGACTGACTCTATGATCCCAACTGTCCATAATTGTGTTTGCACACAGTGATATTTAGTGTTGTTCAATGCTTTACCAATCAGATTTGAGCTCACATAGGCCACAAATGAAGCAAATCCATACTATCTAAATGCTTTCCCATTTCATTATCAATCATGACATCAATCATGGAGCTCTCAATGTGACCACTGGTGTATTTCATACAATCGTGCCATTTACAAATGTGAGCTCACCAAACTGCCTGGCCACTTAGCTGCGGCTGAGTCCAGCAGTTTGTTAACAGGTAGTTCCTTTAGTTGTTATTGtcaagtaagtaagtaagtaagtaagtaagtaagtaagtcaCATCCAGATTGTCTTTGATAGTGTACTTTAGAATCATTTTAAAGTCTGAGTCGGCTCCCTAACTGTTCTAGCTGGCATGTCTATAAGCCAAAAGCCTTATAGGACACATGCATCCCTGATTAATGCTGTTGTTCAGTATATGGCGCTAATTGAATTATCAATTGTCATGCAAAtccaaagaagaggaaaagccTCGCCCATGTCTTCTATCACGTCCGCAGACCGAATTGAAATACCTGGGAACCCCTCAGCAAAGCACATCATTTTAGAAGACATTGACCAGTGAAAATGAGCGGAAGAGGCAAGGGAGGAAAAGGACTCGGTAAAGGAGGCGCCAAGCGTCACCGTAAAGTCCTCCGTGATAACATCCAGGGCATCACCAAGCCCGCTATCCGCCGTCTGGCTCGCCGCGGTGGAGTGAAGCGTATCTCCGGTCTGATCTACGAGGAGACCCGCGGTGTGTTGAAGGTCTTCCTGGAGAACGTGATCCGTGATGCCGTCACCTACACCGAGCACGCCAAGAGAAAGACCGTGACCGCCATGGATGTGGTGTATGCTCTGAAGAGACAGGGACGCACTCTGTACGGCTTCGGGGGATAAACACTGAACGATCTTTACTATTAAAGAAAAGGCCCTTTTAAGGGCCACCAAATCATTCAATATAAAGTCAGTTTTCCCCAACTACCTCATTAcaccattattttaaaatagtgTTTTATATGATGACTATTTATGTATATTAGTAGTACTCTAATGTTGtctacctatgttgaacacacttattgtaagtcgctttggataaaagcgtctgctaaatgactaatgtaatgtactcCAAGGCAGCATCAGACAGATAATGAAATCCTACATGATAACCTAATCATGTGGTACGCTACCTGTATAAGGTACCGTAAAACTTTTTCAAAACTAAGTCCTACATTCAgtggataaaaaacattttctaaatgctTGTTTTAACGACATTCAGTTTCTTTCACTTCTATGGAaagatttctttaaatgtcatgaaataaaCCAGACTCAACTATGAAAGTCTGAtcctgttttagtttgttaATTGGAGACACTAATGCTGCGATGTCAGTAATAATTCGGAAGTACTAACCACCGCATTTACCATTCATCTTGTGTCAGCTGACAAATAATTGCCATTTGTGCAGCCCAACAAATCAAGTTCCTTGTATTAGGCCATAGACACgtagaaaaaaatatgggtATTTCCAGTGAATGTTTATAACTTGTGCACATTGACAGGAAGCATTCATGAAAATGTATCATCTTTACATAGAATGTAACAAGAGAATAAAACTTGTTAAACATGTTAAGTGCATTCAACAAGTGTGTTAACATtgtaatgcaataaaatatattgttttaacacTGCTATGTTAAACGCTATGCTATGTGAAACTGGTTTTATTAAGCTATTGAATGAATGCTAATATTTGTAACACTGTATAACTCTTTTTTGAAGGAAGTCCAAATGATAATTTCAGTCAGCACTAAAGTTAAATCTCAGCGGAATGCACAGATTATGCCTCTCTGCTGTTTGACACGGATAAAGCATCAATGAAACAGTGTCATTGTAACATTTAAAGCGTGACGTTGCTCTCCCAGTCAGACGGCAATTATTTGTCAGATCATTAATGGtataactatttatatataaaatgtactttttagaAGAGGACATGTTCCTTCTCACAGTGTTCAGCTCTGATAGTAATTCTGGCTAAAATGCACCATAAGCTTCGGccatcatcagtgtgtttgctgctccaagaataacttcagtttattaaaaacTGATCAGTGTTAGatagttatttttacattgtggtccCGAACAAACATGTGGGCCAGTTGGAAAACAACTTTTGACGGAGCTctgatacatttaaatcattttaggaGAGAAATTAGAGGGAAAAGTCGCTCATCAGTGCTGTCCACGGCGGTAAGTAGGTGAGGTTTGGAGGCTCCtcaaacaaaatacagagaTCATCAGAGCTCTACATGACTTCAATATGAAGAGAAACATGTCCGCTATCGGCTCCCTTCACTGTTAGTCTTCAGTACTTCTTCCACAttcagtttttcctcttttatcggtgaagagaaaacacaagtgacTCTGCTTTCAGAGTGCACAGAGGAGCCACGAGCTGGGTTGAGTCTCCACGGTTCTCATGGTGTGTTTAAGTGCAGCCCCCTGCTCTGAGCTCTTCAACAGTCAGACAGACTCTCTGTTACCGTGAGGACGAACACATCAACGCTACAAAATGGCAGAAGTagctccagctgcagctcccGCTGCGGCCAAAGTAGCCAAGAAGAAGGTGTCCAAGCCGAAGAAGACTGGTCCCAGCGTCGCTGAGCTCATCGTTAAAGCTGTGGCCGCATCCAAGGAGCGGAGCGGCGTGTCTGCGGCCGCCGTCAAGAAGGCTCTGGCCGCCGGAGGATACGATGTGGATAAGAACAACTCCCGGGTCAAGACCGCCATCAAGAACCTGGTGACTAAGGGGACTCTGGTCCAGACCAAGGGGACCGGGGCCTCTGGCTCCTTCAAGATAAGCAAGACGGCTGTCGAGAAACCGGTCAAGAAAGCCGCTCCTAAAGCCAAGAAGCCCGCAGCTAAGAAACCCGCAGCGGCCAAAAAGCCCAAAGCAGCGGCAGTAAAGAAACCAGCAGTCGCTAAGAAGTCACCGAAGAAGGCGAAGAAACCCGC encodes:
- the LOC129116087 gene encoding histone H1-like, which translates into the protein MAEVAPAAAPAAAKVAKKKVSKPKKTGPSVAELIVKAVAASKERSGVSAAAVKKALAAGGYDVDKNNSRVKTAIKNLVTKGTLVQTKGTGASGSFKISKTAVEKPVKKAAPKAKKPAAKKPAAAKKPKAAAVKKPAVAKKSPKKAKKPAAAKKPTKSPKKATKSPKKVAKSPKKVVKKAPAPKKSPAKKAAKPKAKKAAPKKK
- the LOC129116088 gene encoding histone H4, with product MSGRGKGGKGLGKGGAKRHRKVLRDNIQGITKPAIRRLARRGGVKRISGLIYEETRGVLKVFLENVIRDAVTYTEHAKRKTVTAMDVVYALKRQGRTLYGFGG